GCCCCACAAGACCGATTCATTCCAGATTTAATCGGTATGTCAGTATTGCTTGCTGCCCTTGTATCTACTTGCTCAGTAGGATATTTTTTGATGAGCGTATTTGGAGGGAGCACCAAGCAATACATTATTGTGCCCATAGGTTGTATTCTCTATTTCTTCATTATTGTGATGCTCGACAAGGGTTTGTTTCTTGCCCAATCTAGCAAGGCATTAATGATACGTGGAGCTATAGTCATGTGCTTGGTGAGTGTAACGTCCGTTCCCTTCAAGTTGGCATTACAGGACTCTAAAATTGAGACAGTTATGAATAATATGCATAAGCAAAAACAGGCACAAGCATATACTGGTGTGGCAAAACTTAAAGCCGATTACCGAACACAACAACAAGTACTTAATAACCAGCTTCATGAGCTTCAGAGTGAGAAAAATAGAATGGAACGTATGCGGGATGCTGAAAATAGTGGCTTGAAGCTCAACGGACGAAGTACAGGAGTTGAAGGCAAGGGCAAAAGGTGGAAGCAATACAACAACCAGGTAAAAATTCTTCAATCTCGTATTCAAGCATTAAAGAAAACTATTAATAAGCACCAGTTAGACAATACTCACCAGACAACAGTAGCCGAAGAGCAGTTTAAAATCATAAAACCAGAACAAGATCAATCATTTATTTCACGATATATTGCCTTTAAACAAGTGCTTAGTACGAGTGACGAACAGGAGAGGATTGCCATAAAGGAATTTAACGTAGGGATGTATATGCTTTTTGTGCTGATTGAGTTAAGCCCCGTTTTTTTGAAGCTTTTGCTCGGAAGAGCCAATCACATTGCTATCCAAACGGCACAAGATTCTGCGTTTGAGAAAGAAGGTTTACGGTTACGGAAGGCATATATGGTAGAAGCGTTAAGGTTGGCAGCTCCTTCTGCCATAGACCCCAACCAAATTACAGAGGGAGATATAGAGGACAGTATTCGGCAAACCAACCAAGTACTCAAGAATAACCGAGATAGCTATAAATCAATTTCAGGACAATATTAAAAAGGAGGTATATATGAGCGCTTATGAGTTTGTACTTACGTGGTTTACTAACCCTGTTGTAATGATTGTGTTGATAGTGATACTCTTATCATTCCTTTCCAAAGCAGTAGACCGAGAAATAACCCAAGAAATAGAGTTACCTACACTTGATTATACACAACTATCGCCAGAAAATCAGTTATCCCAAGAAATGGATGATGAAGAACTAATGCTAGATGAAAATACTGACCATAGTAATGACAATGAACAACCAAATGCCCCAAACCAACAAGAAGATAATGAGCAGGATATAGATTTGGATTCTCAGTCGTTAAGAGATCGTTTGATGTACGTCAGCCATAAGAAAAAGCAACAAGAGATGGACGATAAGAAAGAGAAATGGCGGAACGAGAAGAGGCTTTTGACATTAAAAACAAAAAAGTGATATAGAACGGGAGAAGGAAAAAGTTGATTTGGAGAGACGAAAGCAGTCGGTCTTTAATGAAAGCCAAGATGCTGCAATGGCTCGCCAAAGTGCTGAACAAAAGCTCAAGGAAGCTGCCTTCCGTGATAGAGAAGCGGCTGCCAAAGAGAGAGAAGCCAAACGTAAAATGGATGATTATAAGAATGGCAGGTATTGGTAGAAGTATGTAGAGGTAAGTATGAGAGCAGTTTATCTATTGGTAGACTGCTTTCTTTATTTTTAGCCAAGCAGCCATTTTTAGCAATTATTTTTGTATAATACACTTGATAACCAACTCATTACCACCTTGAACAACGCCGAACACATCAAAGCATTTCTCAAATCACACGAACTGATTAGTGTGCGAGGGCTCGAAAAGAAAACAGGGGTTCCTGATGACACCATTAAAAAGTTTATGCAAGGCAGTCGCCCCCTTCCTATCAAGCATATTCCAGCCATAGAAAAAGTGCTACAAGCGTATGGTTATACCTATTCGGAAAGGGAAAAATAAGATTGCCCCTATTTTGGGGCTTTAAGGCTTTTTTTGTATATTGTATTATCAATTAATGGTTTAATAAGAAGCCCCCGAAGGTGTTGGAGCACCATAATTTCGGAGGCGTGAACTAACAATAATTCAAATGCAAAATAATCAAAAATTGTCCACAAACCCAACCCCTGAGTTTGTGATGAGGCTTTGTATGCCCCACCATCTTGCAGGACACGTTTCGTGTAGTATTTTCTACGAGCCCAAAGCTGATCCCTACGCTCGACTTTATAAGTTGGTAGTAGACGATGAGCTAATCAATCATTTTTATGATGTAGACTGGCAGGTTGATCCACAGTCTTATGCTCAAGAGCTGCTACAAGACAAAGCAATGCAGCAAAAATTTGTTGCTCGTTACCATGTAGAAGGTTTTGACGGTAACTTATTACCTGCAAATGCATTGGAGCGACTCAAGGTGCAGCTTCCTCATTACTCATCTGATATGAAGTTACAGATTCAAGTTACTGACCCATCTATTCCGTGGGAAAGCGAGCAAGGCAAGGGCTTTCGTGTTACGGCAAGTGTTTGGAACAAGGGAGCTAGTGGCTATGGTATTACTATCCATGAGGTGTTGTTTCACCAAGATGATGTGAGTGCAGTATTTACTGGGGGTATTGGTATACATCTTTTCGGAGATGCCTTGGCTGATGCATACAGAGAGCAAATTGATACCATCTTGACCAAACAGGATATGGATTTGTACCAATTGGCTTTACTTGAGTCGTTAGACACATCTATTGAACAAACGACTACTTTCTAAGTAGAGTAGTTTCAGCACCTGAGCAGTTTTCAGGTGCTGATTTACCTCTCAAAATATTACTCATCTTTTTTACACATTTCATTGATGGACTTCCCAAACAACCATTTACAGGAAAAACTGAAACAGATACAATCACACCAAACAGGTGATCATACGTCGGTTGGCTATACTGAACACCAAAGCTTGAATGATTTTCGTGAAATATACAGCAATGCAAGCAGTCGTTTACAAGATCGCCCCTATGCTTTGCAAAAACGTGTGATATACAAAGTAGCTACAGTATGGAATATTATGTATCATCCATTCTCATTTTTGTTGGGCGTAGGAAGCGTATTACTTTTCGCTACTACGTTTTCGGGGCAACGTTCTTTGGGTGATGTATGGTCGGCTACTACGACTACTTTAGTCAATATAGCATTGGTGGCACTTGGGTTATTATTACTACTCATAAGCATAGAAGTCATCAAAGCTTCACAAGCCAATACCGTGTTTCGTGCTCGTGCCAAAAAACAACACGTATCGATAGCAAATAAGGCAGTACTCGGAGTCGTAATGATGAGTAGTATACTTATTTCAGGTATTGGTGGCATGTACGTCTCTTACGAGTTGGGAGATAAGTCACGTGATGTAGAAACAAGTCTACAGAGAGCGCAGGACAGTATTCGTTTGGTCTATGCCCAAAAAATCAAACAAAATGATCAAGTAATTCAAGGTTTGCAACGTCTCCAAATCAACCCTGAGCTTCGGAGGTGGGGTTTGACCAAACAAGAGTCAGCGCAGCTACGCCTTGCCCAAGCAGAAAAGAAACGACTCGCACTAGCGCAAGAAAAGAGTTTAGCAAACATCCGTAACAAATATGGGCAAATCATCAAGCAAAATGTGTCGTATACGTCAGCGACTATGTTTGTTGTAATGATCATTGTAACCTTGATGGAGCTACTCAATGTGTGGTCGTATTACTTCGTTTGGGTATACCGTAAACGGGTACAAGATGAAGGCGTACAGTTTGGTATTTTACCAGTAGTAGAAGAAGAAAAAACACCTCCTGTGATTGTAAAGGATTCAACAACTACGTCTTCTACGCCTGTCGTATACGACAAAAAACGTAGTTACGACTTTGCTACGGATGCCTTGCCCGTAGGCGACGAAATTGAGTGTAACAATGAAACGTGTAAAAAACGATTTCGGAAGCGTAGTTATAATCATCGGTTTTGTTCTGATCAGTGCCGTTTAGATTTTCATGGGTTTGATGTGAGGCGGCATAGGAGGAGAAGATAACACTACTTAAATAGCTTTTTTATATTGAAAAGGCATGTTTTGTATTGTGAGGTAAATTCCATAATTTAGGGCTTACCAATGTAAGGTATTGCTTTTGAAAATCCTTTAATCACAAATACAATATTATGAGTCGGCTACAGGCAATCCAAAGTGCTCTTTCTGCAATTAACCCAAGCATTTTCCAAGAACTATGTGACAGTTTTCTTGCCTTAAATAATAGTAATTATTCTGCACTATCCCGCACAGGGAGTCAATATGGAAAACAAAAAACAACGCCAGGTACACCAGACTCTTTTATTTTACTTCCAAACAGCAACTTTCTATTTGTAGAACATTCAACAAACATAACAGATGGAGTAAGTAAATTAGAGGATGACATTGCAAAATGCATAAATGTTTCGAAAACAGGGGTTCCCCTGAATCAAATAGAAGAAATAATTCTATGTATAAATTTTGATTTAAAAGCAGAAGATGTACAACGTTTAAAACAACTACTTGCCAGTACGAACATCAATTTAAACCTTCACACACGTGATTCGTTGAGTCTTGATTTACACCTGAATCATCGAAATTTAGTGCATCAGTATTTAGGACTACCTTTAGATACTGGACAAATTGTTTCCATTCAAAAGTTTATTTCTGAGTATAATAGAGTTTCCAAGGGCATAGCAACACCATTGGATAACCAGTTTTTGCACAGAAAAACGGAAATGCAAGAACTAAAACAAGCTATTATTGATAATGATTTCGTTATTCTCACGGGTGCTGCTGGTGTTGGCAAAACAAAACTAGTACTTGAAGGGGCTAAAGATTTTTTATTAGAACATAAATCCTTTGAAGCTTATTGTATTTCATATAAAAGCCATGTATTACTAGATGATCTTTATCAATACCTCAACTCTGAAAAAGATTACATTCTTTTTGTGGATGATGCCAATCGAATAGATGCTTTTGGTCAAATTGCGGGGTTTTATAAAGCTGACAGAAAAGGGCAATTAAAAATTTTAATTACAGTACGAGACTATGCATATGAAAAAATGAAGCGAGCTTGTCAGGATTTCTCACCTAGAACAATTTACTTAGAGAAGTTTACAGATGAGCAAATCGCGGATATTGTAAAGGCTCCCCCTTTTAAAATACTCAACGTTGATTATCACAAGCCAATACAGACAATTGCTGATGGTAATCCAAGAATAGCCATCATGGCAGCTTTGTTGGCTAAACAAAGACAGAATATGTTGGCTTTAAATGATGTCGCAGAGCTTTTTGAAAACTACTTTTCAACATTTATTAAAGATGAGGAAGGTTTTTCAAGCGATTTTAATATCAAATGCCTTGGGTTGATCGCATTTTTTTATACCCTGCCATTCAAAGATCGTGAAACAATGTTACCAATCTTGAACAACTTTGGTATTGATTACCCGCTGTTTATAGATGCCATTGAACAACTTGATAGATTGGAATTGCTTGAAATCTCATACGATTATGTCAAAATTCCTGAACAAAACCTTGCAATATATTTTTTTTACAGAGCTTTCATTAAAGACGAATTACTCTCGTTTCAAATACTTCTAAAGGGTTATTTTGATAATAATCAGAAACGTTTTAGTGATTGCGTAATCCCTGCGAACAATATGTTTGGAGCTAGTAAGGTTTCAAGTAAATTGAAACCAGAACTAAAAATATATTTGCAGTCAATTACGGGTAATGAGCAAAAAAAACTCGAATTTCTATCCTATTTTTGGTATTACCTCCAAACAGAAACTTTAACCTTTCTTTTCAATTCAATAAATATTTTATCTATACCTAGTGCCACAGTTTATAAAGTGGACTATGAGTTAAATGAATTTGCCCACAATACAAATGAGGTAATAGATTTGATAGGAAAGTTTTTTGGACATTCAGGAAATCTAAAGGATGTTATACAACTAGCTTTTGAGTATGTTAGAAAACAGCCAAATCTTTTGCCAGAGCTCATCCACAAAATAAGGAAGAAACTAGTTTTCAATCGTGAAGATCAATATTACGGTTTTGTCAGACAAAAAAAGCTTTTCGAAATATTGTTTGATGGATTAAAAAAAGGGGATTTATTATTTGTATTCTCTTTCTTCGAACTTGCCAAAACGTTTCTTTCTTATAGGTTTGAAATGGTTGAGGGCAGAAAAAATAGTATAGCTATTTACCATTACCCAATACCTGACACACCTTTTATTCGTGAGTTCAGGCAAAAAATATGGCAAGCTGTTGATACACAATTTACATCTTACCCTGAGGCTTCATTTGGGGTATTGAAGAACTACAGTGGACCTACACCCGACTCGATTAAGAAAATAATGAAGTTTGATGTTCAGTATGTTATACAAATTATTCGGAAACACCTTAGCAATAAATTATTTGAACACTGTAAATATGTACAGGAGCAAATAAGATGGTTTGAAAGAAATGAAGTATATCATAAGGCTTTTTCTGATTTGAGGCAGCAGTTTATTAATGATATTTATGAGGTTTTTGTAAAGATTGATTGGAATAGATTCAGAGATAAGGCAGACTATGAGTTTGATGATTATAAAGAATATGAGAAGCTAAAAGAGAAGGATATTAGAGGAGCATTTGTTTTTCAGAACCCAGAGGAAGTAGAAACCTTCCTTGAAAAATATGAGCATTTATGTAAATCAGAAAAGGAATACCATGAATATGCTCGGTCTTTTGCAATAATCATAGACGAAAACTGCACAAAGAACTTTGATTTGGGCTGTATGATGATAGAAAAAGCGATACAAAAGGGGGTTAGGATTGATCATTACTTTAATGCTGTATTTAAAAGTCATTTGAATACGGAAGAGAACGCTCAAAAACTTTGGAATATCATCGAGCAATCTGATTTGCTAAATAAAGACCAATGGAGATTAGCTTTTTTTGATTATTTG
This region of Microscilla marina ATCC 23134 genomic DNA includes:
- a CDS encoding DUF4407 domain-containing protein; the protein is MKRAFKNFIYYLANTDPQVVKHFAPQDRFIPDLIGMSVLLAALVSTCSVGYFLMSVFGGSTKQYIIVPIGCILYFFIIVMLDKGLFLAQSSKALMIRGAIVMCLVSVTSVPFKLALQDSKIETVMNNMHKQKQAQAYTGVAKLKADYRTQQQVLNNQLHELQSEKNRMERMRDAENSGLKLNGRSTGVEGKGKRWKQYNNQVKILQSRIQALKKTINKHQLDNTHQTTVAEEQFKIIKPEQDQSFISRYIAFKQVLSTSDEQERIAIKEFNVGMYMLFVLIELSPVFLKLLLGRANHIAIQTAQDSAFEKEGLRLRKAYMVEALRLAAPSAIDPNQITEGDIEDSIRQTNQVLKNNRDSYKSISGQY
- a CDS encoding nSTAND3 domain-containing NTPase; protein product: MSRLQAIQSALSAINPSIFQELCDSFLALNNSNYSALSRTGSQYGKQKTTPGTPDSFILLPNSNFLFVEHSTNITDGVSKLEDDIAKCINVSKTGVPLNQIEEIILCINFDLKAEDVQRLKQLLASTNINLNLHTRDSLSLDLHLNHRNLVHQYLGLPLDTGQIVSIQKFISEYNRVSKGIATPLDNQFLHRKTEMQELKQAIIDNDFVILTGAAGVGKTKLVLEGAKDFLLEHKSFEAYCISYKSHVLLDDLYQYLNSEKDYILFVDDANRIDAFGQIAGFYKADRKGQLKILITVRDYAYEKMKRACQDFSPRTIYLEKFTDEQIADIVKAPPFKILNVDYHKPIQTIADGNPRIAIMAALLAKQRQNMLALNDVAELFENYFSTFIKDEEGFSSDFNIKCLGLIAFFYTLPFKDRETMLPILNNFGIDYPLFIDAIEQLDRLELLEISYDYVKIPEQNLAIYFFYRAFIKDELLSFQILLKGYFDNNQKRFSDCVIPANNMFGASKVSSKLKPELKIYLQSITGNEQKKLEFLSYFWYYLQTETLTFLFNSINILSIPSATVYKVDYELNEFAHNTNEVIDLIGKFFGHSGNLKDVIQLAFEYVRKQPNLLPELIHKIRKKLVFNREDQYYGFVRQKKLFEILFDGLKKGDLLFVFSFFELAKTFLSYRFEMVEGRKNSIAIYHYPIPDTPFIREFRQKIWQAVDTQFTSYPEASFGVLKNYSGPTPDSIKKIMKFDVQYVIQIIRKHLSNKLFEHCKYVQEQIRWFERNEVYHKAFSDLRQQFINDIYEVFVKIDWNRFRDKADYEFDDYKEYEKLKEKDIRGAFVFQNPEEVETFLEKYEHLCKSEKEYHEYARSFAIIIDENCTKNFDLGCMMIEKAIQKGVRIDHYFNAVFKSHLNTEENAQKLWNIIEQSDLLNKDQWRLAFFDYLDDKLVNKTWLALLLNTIENIKPSTYLALTNIGKYLSFKPDLLQVILEKIVSKSKNDGAKIQVFCDLFKKHFTDLGNDFDLIKQVYLLQKDHFDYDGRLMLQILKKDASFLLDLVKHLFSISKLRSDSSKWSRVWEVSGIEAVLNQVFDFIECQGSYFGIEHFCNSFFKRVDSNGRVKAKKFLMDYCQRNYNNTGKIDMVVDIVRNSMKELYGDVMLLFLSLNQEVEAFTQINWLDTGGTYPGGTIFGDVQAAEWRNLLSIVEKSNVGISLIPIKNYINSRIDNYLSSAEVDRKINFLGGH